The DNA window CGAGGACGGTCGGCATCAGAACTGCCGCTCGTACCGCGTCGGCTCGACGGGCTCCCGCTCGCGTTTCACCCAGTGGCTCGCGCGGCCGTCGTCGAGCGCGCGGTCGAGCGGGTCGCGGAAGAGCCGCATCACGAGGCCGACCGGGGTGATGACCACGTAGAACAGCACCGTCAGGATCATACGCGTGTTGACGTGTCCGAGCACTGCCGCGAATGCCATCCACCCCCGCTGGACGGGGCCGAGGGTTCCGGGGAAGAGGAGCCCCGGGACGAGCAACGACGCCCCGAGCGCCCACAGGATCTTCGGCGGGATCTCGTGGCCGCGCCACCAGCTGATCGTGCCGAACAGCACGAAGGCCGTTCCGACCGTGAGCCCGAACGTTCGGAGCTCGGCCCGCGCGGCAGACCCGGCCATCTAGTGCACCGCCGTCGAGATAGCATCAATCATCTTGTCGTCCCTCGACGCCCCTCGCGGCGTCACACCTCCTTGGAATATTCACGATATTCCTGCGTCGGCGTTCCTTGCGAGGGACGCCGATGAACGACAATCTGATCGACGCTATCTCGACGACGGTGCACTAGAAGATCGTGTACACGAATGGCGCCAGCGCGGAGCCCTGCGTGAAGACGATCAGCGATCCGAAGAGCAACAGGATGATGATGATCGGCGCGAGCCACCATTTCTTGCGGATGCGCAAGAAGGCCCAGAACTCGCCTATCAGCGAAAGCGCTTTCGACCGTGGCATGCGTGAAACCTCGGGACAATTGCAGCGAGGACGATGGTGCGAGCGTACGTCGCGGCGCGGCCGATTGCTACAGCGGCGGTCGGGTCGGCACGGGGGTTCCGGCGAGCGCTCCGAGCAGGATCGTACGCAGCCGAACGGCTTCCTGACGGCAGTCGAAGTCACGCTCCACGGCGGTGCGACCGGCCGCGCCCATACGGTCGCGGAGTGCCCCGTCGTCGAGCAGGCGCTCGATCAACGATCCGACGGCGGACACGGCGCCGGCGTCATCGGCCGCGCGAGCGTCACCGTGTCCGCGGCCCAAGCACGCTGGA is part of the Deltaproteobacteria bacterium genome and encodes:
- a CDS encoding sxtJ — protein: MAGSAARAELRTFGLTVGTAFVLFGTISWWRGHEIPPKILWALGASLLVPGLLFPGTLGPVQRGWMAFAAVLGHVNTRMILTVLFYVVITPVGLVMRLFRDPLDRALDDGRASHWVKREREPVEPTRYERQF